In the genome of Croceimicrobium hydrocarbonivorans, one region contains:
- a CDS encoding fibronectin type III domain-containing protein: protein MRKLLLLCSYLAAISLYGQGTIITSPPLTPNNGSTGISLRVEATSPIEITGLTNVFSTGATSATVWVRQGGVTPGGTPNVSTANGWTQVVVNAPITGANSTALNNIPFGGVKIPVPSGGSIGIFIEGTSGSSRYQTGTASDQVIFTDGTMTVNLADSVAYGGPASSPSNNPRRFVGSVTYALSVTGNCTPFTGFAIDSISGTAAKVNWTPGTGNTGYKLEYGPVGFTPGTGTVVSGTYPTSPVSPPVILSGLSASTTYDVYFEEYCNTGTDTVGFPTPQSFTTTKLCGAPTGFAESNLTSNTVDVNWSQAGSYTEAWVMWGPTGTTPGSAGWDVDTIMSPTMTYTISGLSPSTGYDIYLATNCGGGNGVSDTVGPIQIVTPIQGPQGLNCTTGQAGLIFQDDFETQLGWTGNFGSGTTASNWNYHSGPTGSTATGPTGAHSGNTYLYTEVSGTASGTHIEAISPRIDLSSSFNHAELAFWLHAYGANIDTIKVQVGGSATGPWNTVFTRVGQVQTANADPWQQVGVNLDAYVGSAIYLRFLTVHGTSFNGDVSIDLVEVSSCQTCPFPSAPTVNYVSSDSAYFTWNGTGYDYDVNWGPRGFTQGSPSSFFDSTSVASIGIGGLSGNTAYDIYIRNDCSDSANGTSGWVGPVPFVTLCNPLTAPYTNNFDSDSIDAPPICWDNALIGGTSATLPNADVEVPSTTYPPISSPNVVRFYNYNTDTAWLISPQFSDLSVGDKRISFYAMTTTTATPNQLVVGTVASPGDRSSYVAIDTIDIQRNYAQYVVDLTVANGYNGSHEFVVLEHAGPDFRTYYIDDFVYEQIPACNPPLSSTLGVNYVTATTAEVFWGSGSDGDTTWIEWGLPGFTPGASNLGRIAVSGAQDSALISGLMAETDYEFYIQDSCYGNGNSPYVGPVAFRTACAIVAPAVLPLSDGFENYSNGPTFSATAFLCNPSYYWTFEPGNTNGRGRLQANSAFYRNGLQAFTIDNSAFVNPSQTSYLTMTVDLSSYTSAGGINLSFYLMDHSNQNHPDNKVWVRGAPSDPWIEVVDLNTTVFGSFGSYDSIIDLDIMAPITSAGQAIGNSTQIRWGQNDFGSATSATCCYGYTIDDVSLTAVTCPNPSALAVSNLLDTTATMGWANSTSASQYQFWFGPQGFYQGTTTTTGTKFFTSSSSITADTLSATTCYEFLVRSVCSAGDTSDWVGPVQFCTTCPVGYAMPYFTDFEINTPGVATGSPAGWANCWTQQSASGATVRWEAEDASGSNENSSSTGPFLDNTLAPQSGGIYMYLETSTSGSYADLVSPGINLAGSTNPQIEFAYHMYGATINKLVILAENVTTGTITTLDSIVGQQQTAGSDPFNTHVTNVSSLASGSYRFIFRGYLGTSFTGDISIDDVWVMEAPTCPRPAGLMQDSANLNDITASWTSNGTGSSWEIEYGPAGFTPGSGTTIIATSNPYTITGLSSATAYDVYVREICGPGDTSLRVGPSLMNTTLCLASDQCWHDVDLEDTFGDGWNGGLVDVVQNGVVVATLGQSFTTGTLYQDSVLLCDLLNTVFVLQNAGGWPSEIGITVYTPWGTQAGQYIANGATGQGDTLVAMTAQCNPPTCPQPTALVVNSVTGTTANVGWTAGGTGTSWEVEYSTGTFLPGAGTRVSATTNPYTITGLSGSTNYNFYVREVCSPGDTSVWSGPMNFATACITATAPYFTDFENIPIGTGTGTPATWGNCWYAETLNGATVRWESEDATGANENSLDTGPFTDASIHPASGGTYMYIETSTSGTGPAELTSPTIDFSSLSQPELRFAYHMYGATINKLVIQAEDINGNRIAIDSLVGQQQTAQSDSFFIRTIDLSTLPQTTYAFVFQGYRGTSFTGDISIDDVSVDEQGSTGSNCPAPLNAMATTNVGCDSVEVDWMSGTGGSIIEYGPAGFTPGTGTFTNVVTAPYTIYGLTPGTAYDILVADTCSGDTSSYAPINVSTASGPLPVATIGSVTSTIAGNQFIVYLDATGTTDATSYTWDFGNGVTGSGLMDTVVFLGNGTYTVVLTATNGCGSDTASYQVYVNIGLDENPLANHLNVYPNPANYKVNVSFREVGSADVEIRLRDAQGREVLFISDRMQSGTYARDIDVSQLARGIYTVEVKSGGLTAHRRLSLN from the coding sequence ATGAGGAAGTTACTACTCCTTTGTAGTTACCTTGCTGCTATATCCCTATATGGCCAAGGGACTATCATCACGAGTCCACCATTGACTCCTAACAATGGCTCCACCGGAATATCCTTACGGGTTGAGGCGACCTCCCCAATTGAGATTACCGGCTTAACTAATGTTTTTTCCACCGGCGCCACTAGTGCTACTGTTTGGGTTCGTCAAGGCGGGGTAACTCCCGGAGGAACTCCAAACGTTTCTACTGCAAACGGTTGGACTCAGGTTGTGGTAAATGCTCCAATTACTGGCGCAAACAGCACCGCTCTGAATAACATTCCCTTTGGTGGGGTAAAGATTCCTGTTCCTTCAGGAGGTTCGATCGGTATCTTTATTGAAGGCACCTCTGGTTCTTCTCGTTATCAAACGGGTACGGCTTCTGATCAGGTGATTTTTACCGACGGAACCATGACGGTAAACCTTGCAGATTCTGTGGCTTATGGTGGTCCTGCATCTAGTCCATCCAACAATCCACGTCGTTTTGTTGGCTCTGTAACTTATGCATTGTCTGTAACCGGCAACTGTACCCCATTTACCGGATTTGCAATCGACAGTATTAGCGGTACTGCTGCTAAAGTGAACTGGACTCCTGGAACCGGAAACACCGGTTACAAATTAGAGTACGGTCCTGTAGGATTTACGCCTGGAACTGGTACTGTGGTTAGTGGTACTTATCCTACCAGTCCAGTAAGTCCTCCAGTGATTTTATCTGGTTTGAGTGCTAGCACTACCTATGATGTTTACTTCGAAGAGTATTGCAACACTGGAACCGATACGGTTGGTTTCCCAACTCCACAAAGCTTCACTACCACTAAATTATGTGGTGCACCAACTGGCTTTGCTGAATCTAACCTTACTTCCAATACGGTAGATGTAAACTGGTCTCAGGCCGGTTCTTATACTGAGGCTTGGGTGATGTGGGGTCCAACTGGAACCACTCCTGGTAGTGCCGGATGGGATGTAGACACCATTATGTCTCCAACCATGACTTACACCATTTCGGGTTTAAGCCCATCTACAGGATATGATATCTATTTAGCTACCAATTGCGGTGGTGGAAATGGAGTTTCTGATACGGTTGGGCCGATCCAAATTGTGACTCCAATTCAGGGACCACAAGGTTTGAACTGTACCACTGGTCAGGCTGGTTTAATCTTCCAGGATGATTTTGAAACTCAATTAGGTTGGACCGGAAACTTTGGGTCTGGAACCACCGCTTCAAACTGGAACTACCACTCAGGTCCTACCGGATCTACTGCTACTGGTCCTACCGGAGCTCACAGTGGAAATACCTATTTATATACGGAGGTTTCCGGTACGGCTAGCGGAACCCATATAGAAGCCATCTCTCCTCGCATCGATCTAAGTTCTTCTTTTAATCATGCTGAATTGGCTTTCTGGTTACATGCCTATGGAGCCAATATCGACACTATAAAGGTTCAGGTTGGTGGCTCTGCCACTGGTCCCTGGAATACGGTATTTACTAGAGTTGGACAAGTTCAAACAGCCAATGCAGATCCATGGCAGCAAGTAGGGGTAAACCTAGATGCTTATGTAGGTTCTGCAATTTACTTGCGCTTTTTAACGGTGCATGGCACTAGCTTTAACGGTGATGTTTCTATCGATTTGGTAGAAGTAAGTTCATGTCAAACCTGTCCTTTCCCATCAGCACCAACGGTGAATTATGTTTCTAGCGATTCTGCCTACTTTACTTGGAATGGAACCGGCTATGATTACGATGTAAACTGGGGACCACGTGGCTTTACCCAAGGATCACCATCCAGTTTCTTTGATAGTACTTCGGTGGCCAGTATTGGTATTGGAGGTTTAAGTGGCAACACCGCATACGATATCTACATCCGTAACGATTGTTCGGATTCGGCTAATGGAACCAGCGGATGGGTTGGACCTGTGCCTTTTGTAACATTATGTAATCCACTTACAGCTCCTTACACTAATAATTTTGATAGCGATTCTATTGATGCACCCCCCATTTGTTGGGATAATGCATTAATTGGTGGAACTAGTGCAACCTTGCCTAATGCCGATGTGGAGGTGCCAAGTACAACCTATCCTCCAATATCATCACCCAATGTCGTACGATTCTATAATTACAATACCGATACGGCATGGCTGATTAGTCCACAGTTTAGTGATCTTTCTGTTGGAGATAAGCGGATTAGTTTCTATGCTATGACTACCACTACTGCTACTCCTAATCAGCTAGTAGTAGGTACTGTCGCTAGCCCAGGAGATCGTTCCAGCTATGTAGCAATTGACACTATTGATATACAGCGAAACTATGCTCAATATGTAGTGGATCTTACCGTAGCCAATGGTTACAATGGAAGCCATGAATTTGTAGTGCTAGAGCACGCTGGTCCAGATTTCCGCACCTATTATATTGATGATTTTGTGTACGAGCAAATTCCAGCTTGTAACCCTCCATTAAGCAGCACCTTAGGTGTTAATTATGTAACTGCCACTACCGCAGAAGTATTCTGGGGTTCAGGTTCGGATGGCGATACTACCTGGATTGAATGGGGCCTACCCGGCTTTACTCCTGGTGCTTCCAATTTAGGACGTATTGCGGTAAGCGGTGCTCAAGACAGTGCCTTGATTAGTGGCTTGATGGCCGAAACCGACTATGAATTCTACATTCAAGATAGCTGCTACGGAAATGGTAATAGTCCTTATGTAGGTCCGGTTGCTTTCCGCACTGCTTGTGCCATTGTAGCACCAGCGGTTCTTCCGCTGAGTGATGGTTTTGAGAATTATTCCAATGGCCCAACTTTTAGTGCCACTGCCTTCTTATGTAATCCATCTTATTACTGGACTTTCGAGCCAGGTAATACTAATGGTAGAGGACGTTTACAAGCAAATAGCGCATTTTACCGCAATGGTTTGCAGGCCTTCACAATTGACAATAGTGCCTTTGTAAACCCATCTCAAACCAGTTATCTAACTATGACGGTAGATTTAAGTAGCTATACCTCCGCTGGTGGTATCAACTTAAGTTTCTACTTGATGGATCACAGCAACCAAAACCATCCGGATAACAAGGTATGGGTTCGCGGTGCACCAAGTGATCCTTGGATTGAAGTGGTGGACCTAAATACTACAGTATTTGGAAGCTTTGGTAGCTATGATTCCATTATAGACCTGGATATTATGGCACCAATTACCAGTGCTGGACAGGCTATAGGTAATAGCACTCAAATCCGTTGGGGGCAAAACGACTTTGGATCGGCTACCTCAGCAACTTGCTGCTACGGTTATACCATTGATGATGTATCCTTAACTGCCGTTACCTGTCCTAATCCAAGTGCACTAGCCGTATCTAATCTTTTAGATACCACTGCTACTATGGGCTGGGCAAATAGTACTTCAGCTAGCCAGTATCAATTCTGGTTTGGTCCTCAAGGTTTCTATCAAGGTACAACCACCACTACGGGTACTAAATTCTTTACTAGCTCCAGCAGTATTACTGCTGATACTTTAAGTGCTACAACATGCTATGAATTCTTGGTTCGCAGTGTATGTTCGGCAGGGGATACCAGTGATTGGGTAGGTCCAGTGCAGTTCTGTACTACCTGTCCGGTTGGATATGCGATGCCTTATTTCACTGATTTTGAAATCAATACTCCTGGGGTGGCCACTGGTTCACCAGCGGGTTGGGCAAACTGTTGGACACAGCAATCTGCCTCTGGCGCCACCGTACGTTGGGAAGCAGAAGATGCTAGTGGTTCGAATGAGAATTCCTCGAGTACAGGTCCATTCCTGGATAATACCCTGGCTCCACAGTCGGGTGGTATTTATATGTATTTGGAAACTTCTACATCCGGTTCTTATGCTGATCTAGTTTCTCCGGGAATTAATCTGGCTGGATCGACCAATCCACAAATTGAGTTTGCTTACCATATGTATGGGGCCACTATCAATAAGCTGGTTATCCTTGCTGAGAATGTAACAACAGGAACTATCACCACTTTGGATAGTATTGTTGGTCAACAGCAAACCGCTGGATCTGATCCATTCAACACCCATGTTACCAATGTGAGTAGCTTAGCTAGTGGTTCCTACCGATTTATCTTTAGAGGATATCTTGGTACATCTTTTACCGGTGATATTTCCATAGATGATGTTTGGGTAATGGAAGCACCAACCTGTCCTCGTCCTGCCGGATTGATGCAGGATAGTGCTAACCTAAATGATATTACCGCAAGCTGGACTTCCAATGGAACCGGTTCATCTTGGGAAATTGAATATGGTCCGGCAGGCTTTACGCCCGGTAGCGGAACTACGATAATTGCAACCAGTAATCCATACACCATTACCGGTCTTAGCTCGGCCACTGCCTATGATGTTTACGTGCGTGAGATTTGTGGACCTGGCGATACCTCTTTGAGAGTAGGGCCTAGTTTAATGAACACCACCTTATGTTTGGCAAGCGATCAGTGTTGGCATGATGTTGATCTTGAAGATACCTTCGGTGACGGATGGAACGGCGGATTGGTAGACGTGGTTCAAAATGGTGTTGTTGTAGCCACTTTGGGTCAGAGCTTTACTACAGGAACCCTTTATCAGGATTCAGTATTACTTTGTGATTTACTGAATACTGTTTTTGTATTGCAGAATGCCGGTGGTTGGCCATCAGAGATTGGTATTACTGTTTATACTCCTTGGGGAACTCAAGCAGGTCAGTACATAGCAAATGGAGCAACCGGTCAAGGAGATACTTTGGTAGCCATGACTGCTCAGTGTAATCCACCTACCTGTCCTCAACCCACCGCTTTAGTGGTGAACTCGGTTACTGGAACCACTGCAAATGTGGGCTGGACTGCCGGGGGTACAGGAACTTCCTGGGAAGTAGAATACAGTACCGGAACCTTCTTGCCTGGGGCAGGAACCCGCGTATCTGCTACCACCAATCCATATACCATTACCGGATTAAGTGGTTCTACAAACTATAATTTCTATGTTCGTGAGGTTTGTTCACCCGGTGATACTTCAGTGTGGTCAGGTCCTATGAACTTTGCTACTGCTTGTATTACAGCAACGGCTCCTTATTTTACCGATTTCGAAAACATTCCAATCGGAACCGGAACCGGAACTCCAGCAACCTGGGGTAACTGCTGGTATGCAGAAACCTTAAATGGTGCTACCGTTCGTTGGGAATCTGAAGATGCCACTGGTGCTAATGAGAACTCTTTGGATACCGGTCCCTTTACCGATGCTAGCATACACCCGGCTTCCGGAGGTACTTATATGTATATCGAGACCTCAACATCAGGAACCGGTCCGGCAGAATTGACCTCACCCACAATTGATTTCAGTAGCTTAAGTCAACCTGAGTTGCGCTTTGCCTATCATATGTACGGTGCAACCATCAATAAATTGGTGATTCAAGCAGAGGATATTAATGGTAACCGAATTGCTATTGATAGTTTGGTGGGGCAACAACAAACGGCTCAATCGGATAGCTTCTTTATCCGAACCATAGATTTAAGTACGCTACCTCAAACTACTTATGCCTTTGTATTCCAGGGATATCGTGGAACCTCATTTACAGGAGATATTTCTATCGACGATGTAAGTGTGGATGAGCAAGGTAGTACCGGATCAAATTGTCCAGCCCCTCTTAATGCGATGGCAACTACTAATGTGGGTTGCGATAGTGTAGAAGTGGATTGGATGTCTGGAACCGGTGGTTCTATCATTGAGTACGGTCCAGCCGGATTTACGCCTGGTACCGGAACCTTTACCAATGTGGTAACCGCTCCTTATACTATTTACGGATTGACTCCGGGCACTGCCTACGATATTTTAGTAGCAGATACATGTTCTGGAGATACCAGTAGTTATGCGCCAATTAATGTGAGCACTGCTAGTGGTCCATTACCGGTAGCGACTATTGGTTCAGTAACCAGCACAATCGCAGGAAACCAATTCATTGTGTATCTAGATGCCACCGGTACCACCGATGCTACTAGCTACACCTGGGATTTCGGAAACGGAGTTACCGGCAGTGGATTAATGGATACGGTAGTGTTCCTGGGTAATGGTACCTATACTGTAGTATTAACTGCGACCAATGGTTGTGGTAGTGATACGGCCAGTTATCAAGTTTACGTGAATATTGGCTTGGATGAGAATCCATTGGCTAATCATTTGAACGTATATCCAAACCCAGCCAACTACAAGGTGAATGTTAGTTTCCGCGAAGTTGGAAGTGCTGATGTTGAGATTCGTTTGCGCGATGCACAAGGTCGAGAAGTACTCTTTATTTCCGACCGTATGCAAAGTGGAACCTATGCCCGAGATATTGATGTTAGTCAATTAGCTCGAGGAATTTATACGGTAGAGGTAAAGTCAGGCGGATTAACGGCTCATCGCCGATTAAGTCTGAATTAA